A single genomic interval of Gemmatimonadaceae bacterium harbors:
- the phnE gene encoding phosphonate ABC transporter, permease protein PhnE, giving the protein MKARDLPLRRRFITGLLVVLVAAVYVAGYRETQIDPVKLFTSLPKSRTILSDLIHPDLFTRASRTATLDLAFPVPCGSAAAAAAPSSGPRLAPSVACGNPGDLVTVNGAGLQPDADVKLEWVLPNGNGLFSTLARTDARGTFTAQVDVRPANVTQNGVPSRLRAETSVAVGALVPSQSLKDVVNNIMVTVFMALLATTAGTIIAGPISFLAARNITRHGRVGTATYTGVRAFLNVTRSYDSLVLATVFALWVGFGAFAGVLALTVVTVASLGKMFSEAVEGIDAGPLEAVSAAGATRAEVVRYAVIPQIVPDFVSFIIYHWDINVRISTILGFVGGGGIGYYLSQRINVLEYQKAGTAIWAIVLVVWAMDFLSSEVRKRFT; this is encoded by the coding sequence ATGAAGGCACGCGACCTGCCGCTGCGCCGCCGTTTCATCACGGGCCTGCTCGTCGTGCTGGTTGCGGCGGTGTACGTGGCCGGTTATCGCGAGACACAGATCGATCCGGTCAAGCTGTTCACGTCGCTGCCCAAGAGCCGGACGATCCTGAGCGACCTGATCCACCCCGATCTCTTCACGCGCGCGAGCCGCACCGCCACGCTCGACCTCGCGTTCCCGGTGCCCTGCGGCTCCGCGGCCGCAGCGGCGGCGCCATCGAGCGGACCGCGCCTCGCGCCGAGCGTGGCCTGCGGCAATCCGGGCGACCTCGTCACGGTGAACGGTGCGGGGCTGCAACCCGACGCCGACGTGAAGCTCGAATGGGTGCTGCCAAACGGCAACGGACTGTTCTCCACGCTGGCCCGGACCGACGCGCGGGGAACGTTCACAGCGCAGGTGGACGTGCGGCCGGCCAACGTCACACAGAACGGCGTGCCCAGCCGACTGCGGGCGGAGACGTCCGTGGCGGTCGGTGCCCTGGTTCCGAGCCAGTCGCTGAAGGACGTGGTGAACAACATCATGGTGACGGTCTTCATGGCCCTCCTCGCCACCACCGCCGGAACGATCATCGCGGGGCCGATCAGCTTTCTCGCCGCGCGCAACATCACGCGCCACGGACGGGTGGGAACCGCGACGTACACCGGCGTACGGGCGTTCCTCAACGTCACGCGCTCGTACGACTCGCTGGTGCTGGCCACGGTGTTCGCGCTCTGGGTGGGGTTCGGCGCCTTCGCCGGCGTGCTCGCGCTCACCGTGGTGACGGTGGCGTCGCTCGGCAAGATGTTCTCCGAAGCCGTGGAGGGCATCGACGCCGGACCGCTGGAGGCCGTGTCGGCGGCCGGCGCCACGAGAGCCGAGGTGGTCCGCTATGCCGTCATCCCGCAGATCGTCCCGGATTTCGTCTCGTTCATCATCTACCACTGGGACATCAACGTGCGCATCAGCACGATCCTGGGATTCGTGGGCGGCGGCGGGATCGGCTACTACCTCAGCCAGCGGATCAACGTGCTGGAATACCAGAAGGCCGGCACGGCGATCTGGGCGATCGTGCTCGTGGTCTGGGCGATGGACTTCCTGAGTTCCGAAGTGCGCAAACGGTTCACGTAA
- a CDS encoding creatininase family protein, whose translation MRISDMNWMQVEEYLQHDDRAVLPLGSTEQHSHLRLTVDCILPERVASDAAEPLGIPVFPVVAYGVTPYFRAFPGSISLRVETHLRVVRDILDSMAHSGFRRILVVNGHGGNAAVAQFAQEWAADHADCRVLFHNWWNAPATWAKVQAIDPVASHASWMENFPWTRLPGVALPDAQRPMVDLARVRALDPVALRAYLGDGNYGGVYQRPDEEMLALWQVAVEETRALLTGAWGDAS comes from the coding sequence GTGCGCATCAGCGACATGAACTGGATGCAGGTGGAGGAATACCTGCAACACGACGACCGCGCCGTGCTGCCCCTCGGCAGCACGGAGCAGCACAGCCACCTGCGCCTCACGGTGGACTGCATCCTCCCCGAACGCGTGGCCTCCGACGCCGCCGAACCACTCGGCATCCCCGTGTTCCCCGTGGTGGCGTACGGCGTCACCCCGTACTTTCGCGCCTTCCCGGGCTCCATCTCGCTCCGCGTCGAGACACACCTGCGCGTGGTGCGCGATATCCTCGACAGCATGGCGCACAGCGGTTTCCGCCGCATCCTGGTGGTGAACGGCCACGGCGGCAACGCCGCCGTCGCACAATTCGCGCAGGAATGGGCCGCCGATCACGCCGACTGTCGAGTGCTGTTCCACAACTGGTGGAACGCCCCGGCAACTTGGGCCAAGGTCCAGGCCATCGATCCCGTCGCCTCGCACGCGTCATGGATGGAGAACTTTCCGTGGACGCGGCTGCCGGGCGTCGCGCTGCCGGATGCCCAGCGGCCGATGGTGGATCTCGCCCGCGTGCGCGCGCTCGATCCGGTGGCCCTGCGCGCCTACCTCGGCGACGGCAATTACGGCGGCGTGTATCAGCGCCCGGACGAGGAGATGCTCGCACTCTGGCAGGTGGCCGTCGAGGAAACGCGGGCGCTGCTCACGGGCGCGTGGGGCGACGCGTCGTAG
- a CDS encoding ABC transporter permease translates to MPTAIRHAARRLSRAPSFTAAATLTLVLGIGGAAAVFTVVNGVLLQPLPYPHADRLVSISHSIALSGITRVDQSDATYLLYRRDNHVFTDVGLFRAISVNLQVPSASSGQGGAPQRVSGAVATPSLFRVLGAASSRGRGFTDADAQPGAPAVALISQGLWKATFGSDPAIVGRHIDVDGTDREIVGVMPIGFRFPAEQTALWLPLQLDPAHTNSAAFDYSGVARLRDGVTTAVAATDLQRLLPQVPVAYPGRLSAAAITVTKMQAVVQPLRDEMVGSVAHTLWIVLGAVGMLLLIACANVSNLFLARAEGRQREFAVRRALGAGRGLLLQDSLGEAVILSAAGGALGIACSAAGVGLLQRLPMAGSIPRLGEVHVDGYVVAFTAAISSLAALVVSAVPALRSGRASLASLLVADGRTATGTRVRHRVRRALVVSQVALALVLVAGAALFARSFQQLSAVAPGFDADHAFAFRLALPAAAYPTAGEAARAIVNTLRALRAVPGVQSAGVTTRLPLDEEATEDSAVYVQDHPTPPGKIPDIHPMVFATPDYFRAMGIPLVAGRLFAPPDRSLDPAHAPREVVVSEAFARRYWTPATAIGKQIKMNFLDPWSTIVGVVGSTHDDGLEKPPAELVYNQLVTSAASGRPWTPRDVAFVVRSAGGATDVTAGVRNAVRAAAPSLPMYRLIAVRDLLSQAVARTTFTLLLLGIAAVVAMAIGAMGIYGVIAYLVALRNREIGVRLALGAQAADVRRMVVRHALGDAAIGVAVGIAGTVVLTRAVATVLFKVRPSDPAALVLASTLLLMTAIAASWLPARRAARLDPAISLRGD, encoded by the coding sequence ATGCCCACCGCCATCCGCCACGCCGCGCGCCGGCTCTCCCGCGCCCCCTCGTTCACCGCGGCCGCTACGCTCACCCTGGTTCTCGGTATCGGCGGCGCGGCGGCCGTGTTCACCGTGGTCAACGGCGTCCTTCTGCAACCGCTCCCGTACCCACACGCCGACCGGCTGGTGAGCATCTCGCACAGTATCGCGCTCTCCGGCATTACGCGCGTGGACCAATCCGACGCGACCTACCTGCTCTACCGCCGCGACAACCACGTCTTCACCGACGTCGGCCTGTTCCGTGCCATTTCGGTCAACCTTCAGGTGCCGTCCGCTTCGTCCGGGCAGGGCGGCGCCCCGCAACGCGTGTCCGGCGCGGTCGCCACCCCCAGCCTGTTCCGCGTGCTCGGCGCCGCGTCGTCGCGCGGACGCGGATTCACCGATGCCGACGCCCAACCCGGCGCCCCGGCCGTCGCGCTCATATCGCAGGGGCTGTGGAAGGCCACCTTCGGTTCCGACCCGGCCATCGTTGGGCGCCACATCGACGTGGACGGGACGGACCGCGAAATCGTGGGCGTCATGCCCATCGGATTCCGCTTCCCCGCCGAGCAGACCGCGCTGTGGCTCCCCCTGCAGTTGGATCCCGCGCACACCAATTCGGCGGCGTTCGACTATTCCGGCGTCGCACGCCTGCGCGACGGCGTCACCACCGCCGTCGCGGCCACGGACCTGCAGCGCCTGCTCCCTCAGGTCCCGGTGGCGTACCCGGGGCGCCTCTCCGCCGCCGCGATCACCGTCACGAAGATGCAGGCGGTGGTCCAGCCGTTGCGCGACGAGATGGTCGGCAGCGTGGCGCACACCCTCTGGATCGTACTCGGTGCGGTGGGCATGCTGCTCCTCATTGCCTGCGCGAATGTCTCGAATCTGTTCCTTGCGCGCGCCGAAGGACGGCAGCGCGAGTTTGCCGTGCGGCGCGCCCTGGGCGCAGGACGGGGGTTGCTCCTCCAGGACTCACTCGGCGAGGCGGTCATCCTGTCGGCCGCCGGTGGCGCGCTCGGCATCGCGTGCTCCGCCGCCGGCGTCGGATTGCTGCAGCGGCTCCCGATGGCGGGGAGCATTCCGCGGCTTGGCGAGGTGCACGTCGACGGATACGTCGTCGCGTTCACCGCCGCCATCTCGTCGCTCGCCGCACTGGTCGTCAGCGCGGTGCCCGCGTTGCGCTCGGGCCGCGCCTCGCTGGCGTCGCTGCTGGTGGCCGACGGACGGACGGCCACTGGCACCCGTGTGCGCCACCGCGTGCGCCGCGCGCTCGTCGTCTCGCAAGTGGCGCTGGCGCTCGTGCTCGTGGCCGGCGCGGCCCTGTTCGCGCGCAGTTTCCAACAGCTGAGCGCCGTGGCCCCGGGATTCGACGCCGACCATGCGTTCGCGTTTCGACTCGCGCTCCCGGCGGCCGCGTACCCGACCGCGGGCGAGGCCGCGCGCGCCATCGTCAACACGCTGCGCGCGCTGCGGGCCGTGCCCGGCGTCCAGAGCGCCGGCGTGACCACGCGACTGCCGCTGGACGAGGAGGCGACGGAAGACAGCGCCGTGTACGTGCAGGATCATCCCACCCCACCCGGCAAGATTCCCGACATCCACCCAATGGTGTTCGCCACGCCGGACTACTTCCGGGCCATGGGCATCCCGCTCGTGGCCGGCCGGCTGTTCGCGCCGCCGGACCGCTCGCTCGATCCGGCGCACGCCCCGCGCGAAGTGGTGGTCAGCGAGGCGTTCGCTCGCCGGTATTGGACGCCGGCCACGGCAATCGGCAAGCAGATCAAGATGAACTTCCTCGATCCCTGGTCGACGATCGTCGGCGTGGTGGGCAGCACGCACGACGACGGATTGGAGAAGCCGCCGGCCGAGCTGGTGTACAACCAGCTCGTCACGAGCGCCGCGAGCGGTCGACCCTGGACCCCGCGCGACGTCGCGTTCGTGGTGCGGTCGGCCGGCGGCGCGACGGACGTAACGGCGGGCGTCCGGAACGCCGTGAGAGCCGCCGCCCCGTCGCTGCCCATGTACCGTCTGATTGCCGTGCGCGATCTGCTCTCGCAAGCCGTAGCGCGTACGACGTTCACGCTGCTGCTGCTCGGGATCGCAGCCGTCGTGGCCATGGCGATCGGCGCCATGGGCATTTATGGCGTGATCGCCTACCTCGTGGCGTTGCGCAACCGCGAGATCGGCGTGCGCCTGGCGCTGGGCGCGCAGGCCGCGGACGTTCGCCGGATGGTGGTGCGGCACGCGCTCGGCGACGCCGCGATCGGCGTGGCGGTGGGAATCGCCGGCACGGTCGTTCTCACGCGCGCGGTGGCGACGGTGCTGTTCAAGGTGCGTCCATCGGACCCGGCCGCGCTCGTCCTGGCGTCGACGCTGCTGCTCATGACGGCGATCGCTGCCAGTTGGCTGCCGGCGCGGCGGGCGGCGCGCCTCGATCCCGCCATTTCGCTACGCGGCGATTGA
- a CDS encoding DUF305 domain-containing protein, with protein MTTTPIRRAAFTHPIFVALALLGLLAARLPAQANASAKPDYTAADVDFMQGMIIHHAQAVVMSNWAESHGARPDLLTLCKRIALSQYDEIGLMQRWLAARHLTAPDPLHMLTPHRGPVHDTSPMDMPGMDMGSHPMMMSGMLSPQEMRQLDAAHGIAFDRLYLTGMIKHHRGAIDMVAALFATPGGGQQPELFGYATDIDAGQRAEITRMQAMLKTLPATPSPTR; from the coding sequence ATGACAACCACGCCGATCCGGCGCGCCGCGTTCACACATCCGATTTTCGTCGCGCTGGCGCTGCTCGGCCTCCTGGCCGCCAGGCTGCCGGCCCAGGCCAACGCATCTGCCAAGCCGGACTACACGGCGGCCGACGTCGATTTCATGCAGGGCATGATCATCCATCATGCCCAGGCCGTAGTGATGTCCAATTGGGCCGAGAGTCACGGCGCCCGCCCCGACCTGCTCACGCTCTGCAAGCGCATCGCCCTGTCGCAGTACGACGAGATCGGGCTGATGCAACGCTGGCTGGCGGCCCGTCACCTGACGGCGCCCGATCCGCTCCATATGCTGACCCCGCACCGCGGACCGGTGCACGATACGAGCCCCATGGACATGCCGGGCATGGACATGGGCAGCCATCCGATGATGATGTCGGGCATGCTCTCCCCCCAGGAGATGCGCCAGCTCGACGCCGCCCATGGCATCGCCTTCGACCGCCTCTACCTGACCGGCATGATCAAGCACCATCGGGGCGCGATCGACATGGTCGCCGCCCTGTTCGCCACCCCTGGTGGCGGCCAGCAGCCCGAACTGTTCGGCTACGCCACGGATATTGATGCCGGCCAGCGCGCGGAAATCACCCGCATGCAGGCCATGTTGAAGACCCTCCCCGCCACCCCGAGTCCGACGCGATGA
- a CDS encoding peptidylprolyl isomerase: protein MKRLLVLAACVALAGCGTKKSPPPSSSATAPSTAPDSFRVAFTTSRGPFTVEVTRALAPRGADRFYHLVSIGYFTNVRFFRVVPGFIVQFGLSGDPALNVQWASNTIPDDSVKETNARGTLVFAKAGPNTRSNQFFINLADNSRLDAMGFAPFGRVVDGMAVVDSIYAGYGEQPDQTRITAEGNAYLSAAFPKLDYITSATIVGGAAETKAP from the coding sequence ATGAAGAGACTACTCGTGCTGGCGGCGTGTGTCGCGCTGGCCGGCTGCGGCACCAAGAAGTCCCCGCCCCCGTCCTCGTCGGCGACCGCGCCGTCCACGGCTCCCGACTCGTTCCGCGTGGCCTTCACGACCAGCCGCGGCCCATTCACGGTAGAGGTCACGCGGGCCCTCGCGCCACGCGGGGCTGATCGGTTCTATCATCTGGTGTCCATTGGGTACTTCACCAACGTGCGCTTCTTTCGCGTGGTACCCGGCTTCATCGTCCAGTTTGGCTTGAGCGGCGATCCGGCCCTGAACGTGCAGTGGGCCTCGAACACCATCCCCGACGATTCCGTGAAGGAGACGAACGCGAGAGGCACGCTCGTGTTCGCCAAGGCCGGGCCGAACACGCGGTCCAACCAGTTCTTCATCAACCTCGCCGATAATTCGCGGCTCGATGCGATGGGGTTTGCGCCCTTCGGTCGTGTGGTGGACGGCATGGCCGTGGTGGACTCGATCTACGCTGGGTACGGCGAGCAACCAGACCAGACGCGGATCACCGCTGAGGGCAATGCGTATCTATCGGCTGCATTTCCGAAGCTCGATTATATCACGAGCGCGACGATCGTCGGCGGCGCGGCGGAGACGAAGGCGCCCTGA
- a CDS encoding DUF5916 domain-containing protein, with translation MPTDSSAVAVRAMAPPVIDGNDDDEVWRTAPPITAFTEWNPTEGKTPRFRTEAKVAYDAANLYVFVRAYDPHPDSIIRILERRDTFTPSDMIWLFVDSYHDRRTGYEFGVNAAGVKIDQAIYDDGQEDGAWDAVWDVATRIDSLGWTAEFRIPLSQLRYSTDAAHTFGFTIDRDIYRYAERVSWPLFRQSKAGLVSQFGTLSGLDHLEAPRQLEALPYLVTKNESVIRHNAFGDRSAMTVGGDLKYRVASNLTLDATINPDFGQVEADPAVLNLSAYESFFDEHRPFFVAGRGLFQFDVNCSDVNCDNEGLYYSRRIGRTPELAATYGDTVPLEPTTILGAGKLLGRFPGGLTLGVLDATTQRASGPADTTFEPLTNFAVARVTQDLRHGNSTIGAILTAVNRNSDQWTASYLASSAYAAGIDFRHRFLNNNYQISGSFDQSRVQGSRAAILGVQTDAVHYYQRPDGGLPLDSNRTALGGDAEEFKFAKVGGQHLMFESAYQRRSAGFEINDLGYLRRADQESWSTWVGYFDRHQRAWYNRLQWNNNWWQYWTTSGLPLEAAYNTNVHVTFRNNWSWNMGGTLGQLGTTYNDRAARGGPAVRQDPYVSPWLSIGGDDRRAAVPFLNFNYFRGDAWHNSSWGFGPELDYKVMGRFSTAFQVNWERNVADDQWFGNFADSAGTHYTFAHLNQTTTSATVRLNYTFTPTVSLQAYVQPFVSKGEYSDVRQLSATPRAARYDDRYAPYDNPSVTSNPGGFNFKEFQSNLVFRWEYRPGSTLFVVWNEGRQGYVPAQGNTNFGGDVRELFTLHPANTLLVKMSYWLNR, from the coding sequence ATGCCGACGGACAGCAGCGCCGTTGCCGTTCGCGCCATGGCCCCGCCGGTCATCGACGGCAACGACGACGACGAGGTCTGGCGCACCGCGCCGCCCATCACGGCGTTCACGGAGTGGAATCCCACGGAGGGAAAGACCCCGCGCTTCCGCACCGAGGCGAAGGTGGCGTACGACGCCGCGAACCTCTACGTCTTCGTCCGCGCCTACGATCCGCACCCCGACAGCATCATCCGGATTCTCGAGCGGCGCGACACGTTCACGCCGTCGGACATGATCTGGCTGTTCGTCGATTCGTACCACGACCGGCGCACGGGCTACGAATTCGGCGTCAACGCCGCCGGCGTCAAGATCGACCAGGCGATCTACGACGACGGCCAGGAGGACGGCGCGTGGGACGCGGTTTGGGACGTGGCTACGCGCATTGACTCGCTGGGCTGGACCGCCGAGTTCCGGATTCCGCTCTCGCAGTTGCGGTACAGCACCGACGCCGCGCACACATTCGGGTTCACGATCGATCGTGACATCTATAGATACGCGGAGCGCGTGAGCTGGCCGCTGTTCCGCCAATCGAAAGCGGGCTTGGTCTCGCAGTTCGGCACGCTCAGTGGACTGGATCACCTGGAGGCCCCGCGGCAGCTCGAGGCCCTGCCGTACCTGGTGACCAAGAATGAGTCCGTGATCAGGCACAACGCCTTCGGGGATCGGTCTGCCATGACCGTCGGCGGCGACCTGAAGTACCGGGTGGCGTCGAACCTGACGCTGGACGCGACCATCAATCCGGATTTTGGACAGGTCGAAGCGGATCCCGCCGTGCTGAACCTCTCCGCCTACGAATCGTTCTTCGACGAACACCGGCCGTTCTTCGTTGCCGGGCGCGGGCTGTTTCAATTCGACGTGAACTGCAGCGACGTCAACTGCGACAACGAGGGACTGTACTACAGCCGCCGCATCGGGCGGACCCCCGAACTGGCGGCGACCTACGGGGACACGGTCCCATTGGAGCCGACGACGATTCTCGGAGCGGGGAAGCTGCTCGGCCGCTTCCCGGGCGGGTTGACGCTCGGCGTGCTCGACGCGACGACGCAGCGCGCGTCGGGTCCGGCCGACACCACGTTCGAGCCGCTGACCAACTTCGCGGTGGCGCGCGTGACCCAGGACCTGCGCCACGGCAACAGCACCATCGGCGCCATCCTCACGGCCGTGAACCGCAACAGCGACCAGTGGACGGCCTCCTATCTGGCCTCCAGCGCATATGCAGCCGGCATCGACTTTCGCCACCGGTTCCTGAACAACAACTATCAGATCTCCGGATCGTTCGACCAGAGCCGGGTGCAGGGGAGCCGGGCCGCCATTCTCGGCGTGCAGACCGACGCGGTACACTACTACCAGCGTCCCGATGGCGGGCTGCCGCTCGATTCCAACCGGACGGCGCTCGGCGGCGACGCCGAGGAGTTCAAGTTCGCCAAGGTGGGCGGCCAGCATCTGATGTTCGAGTCCGCGTACCAGCGGCGGTCGGCCGGGTTCGAGATCAACGACCTGGGCTATCTGCGGCGGGCCGACCAGGAGTCGTGGAGCACGTGGGTCGGATACTTCGACCGCCACCAGCGTGCGTGGTACAACCGCCTTCAGTGGAACAACAACTGGTGGCAGTACTGGACCACGAGCGGGCTGCCGCTGGAGGCCGCCTACAACACGAATGTGCACGTCACGTTCCGGAACAACTGGTCGTGGAACATGGGCGGGACGCTGGGTCAGTTGGGCACCACGTACAATGATCGCGCCGCGCGCGGCGGGCCGGCCGTCCGACAGGATCCGTACGTCAGCCCATGGCTCTCGATTGGCGGAGACGATCGTCGTGCGGCGGTGCCGTTTCTGAACTTCAACTATTTTCGCGGCGACGCGTGGCACAACTCATCGTGGGGGTTCGGTCCCGAACTCGACTACAAGGTGATGGGGCGGTTCAGCACCGCGTTCCAGGTCAACTGGGAGCGGAACGTGGCCGACGACCAGTGGTTCGGCAATTTCGCGGATTCGGCGGGCACGCACTACACGTTCGCACACCTGAATCAGACGACGACGTCGGCGACCGTGCGGCTGAACTACACCTTCACGCCGACGGTCTCGCTCCAGGCGTACGTGCAGCCGTTCGTGTCCAAGGGCGAGTATTCCGACGTGCGGCAGCTGTCGGCCACGCCGCGCGCGGCGCGCTACGACGACCGCTATGCGCCTTACGACAATCCGTCGGTCACGTCGAACCCCGGAGGATTCAACTTCAAGGAGTTTCAGTCCAACCTGGTATTCCGGTGGGAGTACCGGCCGGGATCCACGCTGTTCGTGGTCTGGAACGAGGGTCGGCAGGGGTACGTACCGGCGCAGGGGAATACCAACTTCGGCGGGGATGTGCGCGAGCTGTTCACCCTCCACCCCGCGAACACCCTCCTCGTGAAGATGTCGTACTGGCTGAACCGTTGA
- the phnC gene encoding phosphonate ABC transporter ATP-binding protein has protein sequence MLRVEHLTKVYPNGTVALKDVSFTVEDGEFLVIIGLSGSGKSTLLRCINRLIDPTEGRVLLDGADITAAPPRELRRLRRQIGMVFQHFNLVKRSRVITNVLAGRLGYVNPLRSLLGIWSHADRQRAMDALARMGIADKADRRADSLSGGQQQRVGIARTLMQEPKLILADEPVASLDPVLSHSILRRLEQLNKDGMTVLCSLHFLDLVHRYATRVIALKDGVKVFEGLPNEIDRAKFKEIYGEEAQEVRASTVEPAQA, from the coding sequence GTGCTCCGCGTCGAACATCTCACGAAGGTCTACCCGAACGGGACCGTCGCGCTCAAGGACGTGAGCTTCACGGTCGAGGACGGGGAATTCCTGGTCATCATCGGGCTGTCCGGATCGGGCAAGTCCACGCTCCTGCGCTGCATCAACCGTCTGATCGACCCGACGGAAGGCCGCGTACTGCTCGACGGCGCGGACATCACGGCCGCCCCGCCGCGTGAACTGCGGCGGCTGCGGCGCCAGATCGGCATGGTGTTCCAACATTTCAATCTGGTCAAACGCAGTCGAGTGATCACCAATGTGCTGGCGGGGCGCCTCGGGTACGTCAATCCGCTGCGCAGCCTGCTCGGCATCTGGTCCCACGCCGATCGCCAACGCGCCATGGACGCGCTCGCGCGCATGGGCATCGCCGACAAGGCGGACCGCCGTGCCGATTCCCTGTCCGGGGGACAGCAGCAGCGGGTGGGCATCGCCCGCACGTTGATGCAGGAGCCCAAGCTCATCCTGGCCGACGAGCCGGTCGCGTCGCTCGACCCCGTGCTCTCGCACTCCATTCTCCGCCGCCTCGAGCAGCTGAACAAGGATGGGATGACCGTGCTCTGCAGCCTGCACTTCCTCGACCTCGTGCATCGCTACGCCACGCGGGTCATCGCGCTCAAGGACGGCGTGAAGGTGTTCGAGGGACTGCCCAACGAGATCGACCGCGCGAAGTTCAAGGAGATCTACGGCGAGGAGGCGCAGGAGGTACGCGCCTCGACGGTGGAACCGGCCCAGGCGTGA
- the phnE gene encoding phosphonate ABC transporter, permease protein PhnE — protein MIDALLSLILPGLGQFHARQRYRGAVVFASVVISVLVSLWYGVTGWYAAPAVIWAWNVWDAAGIAAGRQRSAFVPAAAMLVMAYGIGWQVTDIDLSKLTKDSARAASIVGPMLHPDFVVRRQTLKSAWAPVEVPCSAHPPAATNAMRGVQVTISPACTAVNDSLTVDATGLWSRTPTEIQWATPIGNRLALGAEFATPLYVSTGPAGTLHAVIHVPPTALAAAPDPTLPLEHRVYLTQARPLPGFRLSENGHYVLQGILETLFLALMATTFGALGAVPFAFLAARNLMSANRFTFALYVLTRTVLNIVRSIEALIIAIVFVVIVGLGPFAGVIAITLHTIAALGKLYSEAIEGIDPGPLEAVRAVGGNWAQMVRYAVFPQIVPAFASFTLFRWDINVRTSTIIGFVGGGGIGFFLYQWILKGDFRAVGSSFIAIAAIVIVLDFVSARVRTRLV, from the coding sequence GTGATCGATGCCCTGCTCTCCCTGATCCTGCCGGGGCTGGGGCAGTTCCACGCCCGCCAGCGCTACCGCGGCGCGGTGGTGTTCGCGAGTGTGGTCATCTCCGTGCTCGTATCGCTCTGGTACGGCGTGACCGGGTGGTACGCGGCTCCGGCGGTCATCTGGGCGTGGAACGTCTGGGACGCGGCCGGCATCGCGGCCGGGAGGCAACGCTCGGCGTTCGTGCCGGCCGCCGCGATGCTCGTCATGGCGTACGGTATCGGCTGGCAGGTCACCGACATCGACCTCTCGAAGCTCACCAAGGATTCCGCGCGTGCGGCGTCCATCGTCGGTCCGATGCTTCACCCGGACTTCGTGGTGCGGCGTCAAACGCTCAAATCGGCATGGGCACCGGTGGAGGTACCGTGTAGCGCGCATCCACCGGCCGCGACGAACGCGATGCGCGGAGTGCAGGTGACCATCTCCCCCGCCTGCACCGCGGTGAACGACAGCCTGACCGTGGATGCGACCGGCTTGTGGTCCCGCACTCCCACCGAGATTCAGTGGGCAACCCCCATCGGCAACCGCCTCGCGCTGGGTGCCGAGTTCGCCACCCCCCTGTACGTGTCGACCGGTCCCGCCGGCACGCTGCACGCCGTCATCCACGTACCGCCAACCGCGCTGGCCGCCGCGCCCGATCCCACGCTGCCGCTGGAGCATCGCGTCTACCTCACGCAGGCCCGCCCGCTGCCGGGGTTCCGGCTGTCGGAGAACGGTCACTACGTGTTGCAGGGGATCCTCGAGACGCTGTTCCTGGCGCTCATGGCCACGACCTTCGGTGCGCTCGGCGCCGTGCCGTTCGCGTTCCTCGCCGCCCGGAATCTGATGAGCGCCAACCGGTTCACGTTCGCGCTCTACGTGCTCACGCGCACGGTGCTCAATATCGTCCGGTCCATCGAGGCGCTGATCATCGCCATCGTGTTCGTGGTGATCGTGGGGCTGGGCCCGTTCGCCGGCGTCATCGCGATCACCCTGCACACGATCGCCGCGCTGGGCAAGCTGTACTCCGAAGCCATCGAGGGCATCGACCCGGGGCCGCTGGAGGCCGTCCGTGCCGTGGGTGGGAATTGGGCCCAGATGGTGCGTTACGCGGTGTTTCCGCAGATCGTGCCGGCGTTCGCGTCGTTCACCCTCTTCCGGTGGGACATCAACGTCCGCACGTCCACGATCATCGGCTTCGTGGGTGGCGGGGGAATCGGATTCTTCCTCTATCAGTGGATCCTCAAGGGCGACTTCCGCGCCGTGGGGTCGTCGTTCATCGCCATTGCCGCCATCGTCATCGTGCTCGACTTCGTGAGCGCGCGCGTCCGGACGCGGCTGGTCTAG